The following are encoded in a window of Pseudofrancisella aestuarii genomic DNA:
- a CDS encoding sugar porter family MFS transporter, translating to MTNETPEKINFITIRIAFIAALAGLLFGMDIGYVNGSLKFIAQTFSLNIDQQGHVSGVLLVGAAIGALVSGFLSKRFGRRKVLLIAAAIFSVFTIVGIFAPNYEIFIFSRFVLGNAVGIASFIAPLYLSEISPKKFRGALIAMYQLMITIGLFLVFLTNSALEHTHSWRLMLVVLAVPSVLMFLGCLSLPRSPRWLVLKGKDEEAEFVLKKIRLCEVAAARELEEIKQTTHKGEKVFSLLKHKFFIKIVLLGIALQAFQQFTGMNAFMYYSSDIFGMAGFTNPATSTIVIGLLNMLTTFIAIRYVDKFGRKPILYFGLTLLITSCLVVGVIFKTHFMYGEPMMLSESLQWVALIFCLLFIFGFAISMGPVVWILCAEIQPVEGRDFGVTASTMANWICNAIIGNFALTWLTFYPANTFFGFAISCLICVVFVKFFVPETKDVSLEEIENNLRSGKRLAHIGR from the coding sequence ATGACAAACGAAACACCAGAAAAAATTAATTTTATAACCATTAGGATAGCTTTTATAGCTGCACTTGCCGGATTATTATTTGGTATGGATATTGGTTATGTTAATGGCTCTTTAAAGTTTATTGCTCAGACTTTTAGTCTTAATATTGATCAACAAGGTCACGTTTCTGGAGTGTTGTTGGTAGGAGCTGCCATTGGCGCTCTTGTTAGTGGATTTTTATCTAAAAGGTTTGGTAGAAGGAAGGTTTTATTAATTGCAGCAGCTATATTTTCAGTATTTACAATAGTTGGGATATTTGCACCAAATTATGAAATTTTTATTTTTTCTAGGTTTGTACTTGGTAATGCAGTTGGTATAGCTTCTTTTATTGCACCATTATATTTATCTGAAATTTCACCTAAGAAATTCAGAGGTGCTTTAATAGCTATGTATCAATTAATGATTACAATAGGATTATTTCTAGTATTTTTAACTAATTCAGCACTTGAGCATACTCATTCATGGAGATTGATGTTAGTTGTATTAGCTGTACCATCTGTATTAATGTTTTTAGGATGTTTATCTCTTCCAAGAAGTCCAAGATGGCTTGTACTAAAGGGTAAAGATGAAGAGGCAGAGTTTGTTCTTAAAAAAATTAGATTATGTGAGGTAGCAGCTGCAAGAGAGCTTGAGGAAATTAAACAAACAACGCATAAGGGAGAAAAGGTTTTTTCTCTACTTAAGCATAAGTTTTTTATAAAAATAGTTCTTTTAGGAATTGCTTTACAGGCATTTCAACAATTTACTGGTATGAATGCATTTATGTATTACTCATCAGATATTTTTGGAATGGCAGGTTTTACTAACCCAGCTACGTCAACTATAGTAATTGGATTACTAAATATGTTGACTACTTTTATAGCTATTAGATATGTAGATAAATTTGGACGTAAGCCGATACTTTATTTTGGATTAACTCTTTTAATAACATCATGTTTAGTGGTGGGCGTGATTTTCAAAACACACTTTATGTATGGTGAACCAATGATGCTTTCTGAAAGTTTACAGTGGGTAGCTTTAATATTCTGCTTATTGTTCATTTTTGGATTTGCGATATCTATGGGGCCTGTCGTTTGGATTCTATGTGCTGAAATCCAACCTGTAGAAGGTCGTGATTTTGGTGTTACTGCTTCAACTATGGCTAACTGGATTTGTAATGCGATTATAGGAAACTTTGCATTAACTTGGTTAACTTTCTATCCAGCAAATACATTCTTTGGATTTGCTATATCTTGTTTAATTTGTGTGGTATTTGTTAAATTCTTTGTTCCAGAAACTAAAGATGTTTCTTTAGAGGAAATTGAGAATAATCTTAGAAGTGGAAAAAGACTAGCTCATATAGGACGTTAG
- a CDS encoding peptidylprolyl isomerase, with the protein MKASARHLLVQSEEECKKIKQDIIDGKVSFEEAAKKHSLCPSGARGGDLGTFSQGQMVPEFDKVVFNDELNVVHGPVKTQFGYHLLEVTSRG; encoded by the coding sequence ATGAAAGCATCTGCAAGACACTTGTTAGTTCAGTCTGAAGAAGAATGTAAAAAAATCAAACAAGATATTATTGATGGTAAAGTTTCATTTGAAGAAGCTGCAAAAAAACACTCTTTATGCCCATCTGGAGCAAGAGGTGGTGATTTAGGTACTTTTTCTCAAGGTCAAATGGTTCCTGAATTTGATAAAGTTGTATTCAATGATGAACTTAATGTTGTTCATGGACCAGTTAAAACACAGTTTGGATATCATCTATTAGAAGTTACTTCTCGCGGATAA
- a CDS encoding DEAD/DEAH box helicase, with amino-acid sequence MDSEIKKDFQSLGLNEDIISTVKSLGYENPTPIQQYAIPYVLSGRDVLGQAQTGTGKTAAFALPLINNMDLSSNSRLPQVLVLAPTRELAIQVAEQFEAFSKRIPNLKVVSIYGGQEYGGQIRALKEGVQVVVGTAGRVMDHIKKGTLKLDGLKTLVLDEADEMLRMGFIDDVKWVLSHIDDSCQRLLFSATIPSDIANIIKEHLRNPCKIQVKSKTETANTITQKFIVIKGFKKIDALDRILETEETDGVIIFVKTKTSTIEVADNLKALGYKVAAINGDMQQNQREYIIDQFKNGNSSILVATDVVARGIDLERISHVINYDMPNDTDSYVHRIGRTGRAGRDGVSIALVPLKEMGFLRVVERVTRSKLEEIFMPTAQELSAGRIEKFKARILGAVEKNTSLEKYRDAILEIKEETGLETETLLAALTLIAQGNKTFFPREIQAKQEKERSPRERKPRERDNRGQNTSRFESRQDRKPRKSRVPSDINLSTYRVDVGRDNDIAPRNIVGAIANEGGIDSKYICNISIQKDHTLVDLPANLPPKVINHLKKIWVAGKKLNISQIS; translated from the coding sequence ATGGATTCTGAAATTAAAAAAGATTTTCAATCATTAGGATTGAATGAAGATATTATATCTACAGTTAAGTCATTGGGTTATGAAAACCCAACGCCAATTCAACAATATGCAATACCTTATGTTTTATCAGGTAGAGATGTATTGGGTCAGGCACAAACGGGTACGGGTAAGACAGCAGCTTTTGCATTACCTCTTATTAATAATATGGATTTAAGTTCAAATAGTAGATTGCCGCAAGTATTAGTACTAGCGCCTACTAGAGAATTAGCTATACAAGTAGCAGAGCAATTTGAAGCATTCTCAAAGAGAATTCCAAATTTAAAAGTTGTATCTATATATGGTGGTCAAGAGTATGGTGGCCAAATAAGAGCTTTAAAAGAAGGCGTGCAAGTAGTAGTTGGTACTGCTGGCAGAGTTATGGATCATATAAAGAAAGGAACACTTAAGCTAGATGGTTTAAAAACTCTAGTTTTAGATGAAGCTGATGAAATGTTAAGAATGGGCTTCATTGATGATGTTAAATGGGTATTAAGTCATATAGATGATAGTTGTCAAAGATTATTATTTTCAGCCACAATCCCATCTGATATTGCAAACATTATAAAAGAACACCTTAGAAATCCTTGTAAAATTCAAGTTAAGTCTAAGACAGAAACGGCTAATACAATTACGCAAAAATTTATAGTTATTAAAGGCTTTAAGAAGATAGATGCTCTTGATAGGATTCTTGAAACAGAAGAAACTGATGGAGTGATTATATTTGTTAAGACAAAAACAAGTACTATAGAAGTTGCGGATAATTTAAAAGCTTTAGGATATAAAGTTGCAGCTATAAATGGTGATATGCAACAAAATCAAAGAGAATATATTATCGATCAGTTTAAGAATGGTAATTCTAGTATATTAGTTGCTACAGATGTAGTTGCTAGAGGTATAGACTTAGAAAGAATTAGTCATGTAATAAACTATGATATGCCAAATGATACAGATTCATATGTTCATAGAATAGGTAGAACTGGTAGAGCAGGTCGTGATGGAGTGTCTATTGCGCTAGTTCCATTAAAAGAGATGGGCTTTTTAAGAGTAGTTGAAAGGGTAACCCGTTCAAAGCTTGAAGAAATATTTATGCCTACAGCTCAGGAACTTTCTGCTGGTAGAATAGAAAAATTTAAGGCTAGAATATTAGGTGCTGTCGAAAAAAATACTAGCTTAGAAAAATATAGAGATGCTATTTTAGAAATTAAAGAAGAAACTGGTTTAGAAACAGAGACTCTTTTAGCAGCATTGACTTTAATTGCTCAAGGTAATAAGACATTCTTCCCTAGGGAAATACAAGCTAAACAAGAGAAAGAAAGATCTCCAAGAGAAAGAAAACCAAGAGAAAGAGATAATAGAGGACAAAATACTTCTAGATTTGAGTCAAGACAAGATAGAAAACCTAGAAAATCTAGAGTTCCATCTGATATTAACTTGAGTACTTATAGAGTAGATGTTGGACGTGATAATGATATTGCACCTAGAAATATAGTTGGTGCAATAGCTAATGAAGGTGGTATAGATAGTAAATATATTTGTAATATATCTATTCAAAAAGACCATACATTAGTAGATTTACCAGCAAATTTGCCTCCTAAAGTTATAAATCACTTAAAGAAAATTTGGGTTGCGGGTAAAAAATTAAATATTTCACAAATAAGTTAA
- the gmk gene encoding guanylate kinase, whose amino-acid sequence MSNYIFIVSAPSGAGKSSLLKAFLETKIGKNDFVVATSHTTRESRLGETNGKEYYFVTVAEFEQMLRQNGFIEYAKVFKNYYGTSKYEIDRLLSQGKNIILEIDWQGARQAREIYRDQCKSLFILPPSLEELKNRLVKRNTDSKDVIKHRMEQAENEISHADEYDQKIINDNFEEALDSLTKYFIQSIKS is encoded by the coding sequence ATGAGTAACTATATCTTTATAGTTTCCGCACCATCTGGCGCTGGCAAAAGTTCCTTACTAAAAGCCTTTTTAGAAACAAAAATAGGTAAAAATGATTTTGTGGTTGCTACATCTCATACTACAAGAGAATCTCGTTTAGGCGAGACAAATGGTAAGGAATATTATTTTGTTACAGTTGCTGAGTTTGAACAAATGCTTAGGCAAAATGGTTTTATAGAATATGCCAAAGTTTTTAAAAATTATTATGGTACATCAAAATATGAGATAGACAGACTTTTATCTCAAGGAAAAAATATAATATTAGAAATAGACTGGCAGGGTGCTAGACAAGCTAGAGAAATTTATAGAGATCAATGTAAGAGCTTATTTATACTTCCTCCTTCTTTAGAAGAATTAAAAAATAGACTAGTTAAAAGAAATACAGACTCTAAAGATGTTATTAAGCATCGTATGGAACAAGCTGAAAATGAAATTTCACATGCTGATGAATATGATCAGAAAATAATAAATGATAATTTCGAAGAAGCTTTAGATAGTTTAACTAAGTATTTTATACAAAGTATAAAATCTTAA
- the nadA gene encoding quinolinate synthase NadA, whose product MLNQDLILSKIEEARKSLKNELINEEDKSLYIQEIKNLLKKNNATLVAHYYVDAEIQKLAEETGGFVGDSLAMAKFGLESPSDTLIVAGVRFMGESAKILSPNKKVIMPMLEAECSLDLSCSNGKFKEFIDKYPDRTVVVYVNTSADIKALADWTVTSSNALEICGYLHKQGKKILWGPDKYLGGWIQEQTGADMILYDGSCIVHEEFKAQALDNLILDYPEAAVLVHPESPAEVVKRADVVGSTAQLIKASQELENDRFIVATDTGVFYKMKQLSPKKEFIPAPTAGRGATCQSCAKCPWMKLNQLKNLKACLIDQKNEIFVNEDIRQKALIPLDRMVNF is encoded by the coding sequence ATGCTAAATCAAGATTTAATTTTAAGCAAAATAGAAGAAGCTAGAAAAAGCTTAAAAAATGAATTAATAAATGAAGAAGATAAAAGTTTATATATCCAAGAAATTAAAAATTTATTAAAGAAAAATAATGCTACTTTAGTTGCTCATTATTATGTAGATGCAGAAATTCAAAAACTTGCTGAAGAAACAGGTGGATTTGTTGGGGATTCATTAGCGATGGCTAAATTTGGTCTAGAAAGCCCTAGTGATACTTTAATAGTCGCTGGGGTGAGGTTTATGGGTGAATCAGCTAAAATCTTAAGCCCTAATAAAAAAGTGATTATGCCAATGCTAGAGGCTGAATGCTCTTTAGATCTAAGCTGTAGTAATGGGAAGTTTAAAGAATTTATTGATAAATATCCTGATAGAACTGTTGTGGTTTATGTAAATACATCAGCTGATATAAAGGCTTTAGCAGATTGGACTGTTACGTCTTCTAATGCTTTAGAAATATGTGGATATTTGCATAAACAAGGAAAGAAAATTCTTTGGGGACCTGATAAGTATCTTGGCGGTTGGATACAAGAGCAGACTGGAGCAGATATGATTCTCTATGATGGCAGTTGTATTGTTCATGAAGAATTCAAAGCACAAGCATTAGACAATCTTATATTAGACTATCCAGAAGCAGCCGTATTAGTGCATCCAGAATCTCCAGCTGAGGTTGTAAAAAGAGCTGATGTAGTTGGTTCTACGGCACAGTTAATAAAAGCTAGTCAAGAGTTAGAAAATGATAGATTTATCGTGGCTACAGATACTGGTGTATTTTATAAGATGAAACAACTATCACCCAAAAAAGAGTTTATTCCTGCGCCAACAGCAGGGAGAGGGGCAACTTGTCAGTCTTGTGCTAAATGTCCATGGATGAAACTAAATCAATTAAAAAACTTAAAAGCTTGCCTAATAGATCAAAAAAATGAAATTTTTGTAAATGAAGATATTCGTCAAAAGGCTCTAATTCCTTTAGATAGAATGGTCAATTTTTAA
- the nadC gene encoding carboxylating nicotinate-nucleotide diphosphorylase, whose protein sequence is MSQNILNKNQVEKVPANIIKESVEIALREDIGSGDITAELVEDIDTSAFCITRSDMILCGQDFVNEVLKQVDLNIKIHWHFKDGSKVAAGSKIFELSGNARSILTAERSALNFLQMLSATATETFILQSLISNYKTKLLDTRKTIPGFRIAQKYAVRCGGGYNHRIGLFDAYLIKENHIRSAGGIEKAIAKAHKLHKSKMVEIEVTNFEELDQAIAAKADIVMLDNFSLKDIEEAVELAKNNVLLEVSGNVDEETIVDIAKTGVDFISVGAITKNIKAIDLSMQIEL, encoded by the coding sequence ATGTCTCAAAATATTCTTAATAAAAACCAAGTTGAAAAAGTACCAGCAAACATCATAAAAGAAAGTGTAGAAATAGCTTTAAGAGAAGATATTGGTAGTGGAGATATTACAGCTGAATTAGTTGAGGATATAGATACTTCAGCTTTTTGTATAACTAGAAGTGATATGATTCTTTGTGGACAAGATTTTGTAAATGAAGTTTTAAAGCAAGTTGATTTAAATATTAAAATACATTGGCACTTTAAAGATGGTAGTAAAGTGGCTGCAGGCAGTAAGATTTTTGAACTATCTGGAAATGCTAGAAGTATATTAACTGCAGAAAGAAGTGCTTTAAATTTTTTACAAATGCTTTCAGCAACAGCTACGGAAACTTTTATATTACAAAGCTTAATTAGTAATTATAAAACAAAACTTTTAGATACTAGAAAAACTATCCCTGGATTCCGTATAGCTCAGAAATATGCAGTTAGATGTGGGGGAGGATATAACCATAGAATTGGTCTTTTTGATGCATATTTAATAAAAGAAAATCATATTAGATCTGCTGGTGGAATAGAAAAGGCTATAGCTAAAGCTCATAAACTACATAAATCTAAAATGGTTGAAATTGAAGTAACTAATTTTGAGGAGCTAGATCAAGCTATAGCTGCAAAAGCTGATATAGTTATGTTAGATAACTTTTCTTTAAAAGATATTGAAGAAGCCGTTGAATTAGCTAAAAACAATGTGTTATTAGAAGTTTCTGGTAATGTTGATGAGGAAACTATTGTTGATATAGCAAAAACTGGAGTTGATTTTATTTCAGTAGGGGCTATTACTAAAAATATAAAAGCAATAGATCTTTCTATGCAAATAGAACTTTAG
- the nadB gene encoding L-aspartate oxidase gives MITKKHDVVIVGSGLAGIATATELLSQGFDVALLCDKDIGISASFYAQGGIAAVVSEKDSVDLHTKDTMVASGNAAELESVKYVVGNSFKAIKWLEKKGVVFDREEGKYSLHLEGGHSLGRVLHIKDYTGKAIQTTLLEKIIGHEKLTVYKQSSAFRIFKKDNECAGIYAYNGKDILKIFSKNIVLATGGASGIYKYSTNAYAFIGSGMIMAHDAGCKLKNLEFTQFHPTCFFDKNGEPLLISEAIRGNGAKLELESGYRIMQSIHKLEDLAPRDIVARQIYVNMQKGHTIYLNATHMNKTEWEDRFPFIYQRLLENNINPVKDRIPIAPAAHYSCGGIEVNGKSQTAIEGLYAIGECSYTGLHGANRLASNSLLECVVYALAASKDIIDKPLSSNDSNSDINEEIMLCNMNFDTSKYVQEIKQIMWDKVGLVRKKAKLLEAQEEINAIYNEIEKKISVTSFDSKLNFLFKLVSIARLTVESALKRESSIGSHYLD, from the coding sequence ATGATCACAAAAAAACACGACGTAGTGATCGTTGGTAGTGGGTTGGCTGGAATAGCGACAGCAACAGAATTATTATCTCAAGGTTTTGATGTTGCTTTATTATGTGATAAAGATATAGGGATATCTGCTAGTTTTTATGCTCAAGGTGGCATAGCTGCAGTAGTTTCAGAAAAAGACTCTGTAGATCTTCATACTAAAGATACTATGGTTGCTAGTGGAAATGCAGCAGAACTTGAGAGTGTGAAGTATGTAGTAGGAAATTCATTCAAAGCTATTAAGTGGTTAGAAAAAAAAGGTGTTGTTTTTGATAGAGAGGAAGGTAAATATAGCCTTCATTTAGAGGGTGGACATTCACTAGGTAGGGTTTTACATATAAAAGACTATACTGGAAAAGCTATACAAACCACTCTCCTTGAAAAAATAATTGGGCATGAAAAACTTACAGTTTATAAACAATCTTCTGCATTTAGGATTTTTAAAAAAGATAATGAATGTGCTGGGATATATGCTTATAACGGAAAGGATATACTAAAAATATTTTCAAAAAATATAGTTTTAGCTACTGGTGGAGCATCAGGAATTTATAAGTATTCAACTAATGCTTATGCTTTTATAGGCTCTGGGATGATAATGGCTCATGATGCTGGTTGTAAGTTAAAGAATTTAGAATTTACTCAGTTTCATCCTACATGTTTTTTTGATAAAAATGGTGAGCCACTTTTGATATCAGAAGCAATCAGAGGTAATGGTGCTAAACTAGAATTAGAAAGTGGCTATAGAATTATGCAATCTATACATAAACTAGAAGATTTGGCGCCGAGAGATATCGTGGCTAGACAGATTTATGTAAATATGCAAAAAGGTCACACTATTTATTTAAATGCTACACATATGAATAAAACTGAATGGGAAGATAGGTTTCCATTTATTTATCAAAGATTATTAGAAAATAATATAAATCCTGTAAAAGATAGAATCCCTATTGCACCAGCAGCACATTATAGTTGTGGAGGGATAGAAGTTAATGGCAAGTCACAAACAGCTATAGAGGGATTATATGCTATAGGAGAGTGTTCATACACTGGATTGCATGGGGCTAATAGATTAGCTAGTAATTCATTATTAGAATGTGTTGTTTATGCTTTAGCAGCTTCTAAAGATATTATAGATAAACCATTATCTTCAAATGATTCTAATTCTGATATAAATGAAGAGATAATGCTTTGTAACATGAATTTTGACACCTCTAAATATGTGCAGGAAATAAAACAAATCATGTGGGATAAAGTTGGTTTGGTTAGAAAAAAAGCAAAGCTTTTAGAAGCACAAGAAGAAATAAATGCTATATATAACGAAATAGAAAAAAAGATCTCCGTAACTAGTTTTGATAGCAAGCTAAATTTTCTATTTAAACTTGTATCAATTGCAAGATTAACAGTTGAAAGTGCTCTAAAAAGAGAGAGTAGTATTGGTAGTCATTATTTAGATTAA
- a CDS encoding GNAT family N-acetyltransferase, whose translation MILPKSSRCTFELLENIDRHKQLLEDLDTNPKNREFFPDGALSKEDIPKLIERFTNSYKNYKTPVFMIFNESKEFIGRAGFSYCKEIEEIEVGYVLDYKSWGKGYATEILEALLSWAHVNLSNKKIYAFTGVDHLASIKVMQKVGMKFVENKNLKGIECVLYEYEN comes from the coding sequence ATGATATTACCAAAATCTTCTAGATGTACATTTGAGTTATTAGAAAATATTGATAGACATAAACAACTACTAGAAGATTTAGATACTAATCCTAAAAATAGAGAATTCTTTCCAGATGGTGCACTATCTAAAGAAGATATTCCGAAATTAATAGAAAGATTTACAAATAGTTATAAAAATTATAAAACTCCAGTTTTTATGATTTTTAATGAAAGTAAAGAATTTATTGGTAGAGCAGGATTTTCTTACTGTAAAGAAATTGAAGAAATAGAAGTTGGTTATGTTCTTGATTATAAGAGCTGGGGTAAGGGATATGCAACTGAAATTTTGGAAGCTTTATTAAGTTGGGCACATGTGAATTTAAGCAATAAGAAAATATATGCTTTTACAGGAGTTGATCATTTAGCATCAATTAAAGTAATGCAGAAGGTAGGAATGAAATTCGTTGAGAATAAAAATTTAAAAGGTATTGAGTGCGTATTATATGAATATGAAAACTAA
- a CDS encoding chorismate mutase, translated as MKTKKITLLSLLIFSVTAVNADNLDTYRDQINNIDSQIIKLIAERNDISIKVGEYKKHHNLPIYVPEREAKLKKAHTKLAEENGVSPDMINEIFDIIINNSKQLQK; from the coding sequence ATGAAAACTAAAAAGATTACATTATTATCATTATTAATATTCTCTGTGACCGCAGTTAATGCAGATAATTTAGATACATATAGAGATCAAATAAATAATATTGATAGCCAGATAATAAAGTTAATTGCTGAAAGAAATGATATTTCTATTAAAGTTGGAGAATATAAGAAGCATCATAATTTACCTATATATGTGCCTGAAAGAGAAGCAAAACTAAAAAAAGCTCATACAAAGTTAGCAGAAGAGAATGGAGTTTCTCCAGATATGATTAATGAAATTTTTGATATAATAATAAATAATTCAAAACAATTACAAAAATAA
- a CDS encoding glutathione peroxidase, protein MSIYDFKLTANDGSEFELPKGKVLLIVNVASKCGFTKQYEGLQDLYQKYEDLEIIGFPCNSFGGQEPGSDEEIKNFCSTTYNVTFPIMKKTNVNGKDAEPIYKFLKENAKGILGTEKIKWNFTKFLVSRDGNQIERFAPQKTPGELIPTIEKLLKSSVL, encoded by the coding sequence ATGAGTATTTATGATTTTAAATTAACAGCTAATGATGGATCAGAATTTGAATTACCAAAAGGTAAGGTTTTACTGATAGTAAATGTAGCTAGTAAATGTGGATTTACTAAACAGTATGAAGGCTTACAAGATCTGTATCAAAAGTATGAAGACTTAGAGATAATAGGTTTTCCTTGTAACTCTTTTGGTGGGCAAGAGCCAGGGTCTGATGAGGAAATAAAAAACTTCTGCTCGACTACTTATAATGTTACTTTTCCAATTATGAAGAAAACTAATGTAAATGGAAAAGATGCAGAACCAATTTATAAATTCCTAAAAGAAAATGCTAAAGGTATTTTAGGAACAGAAAAAATAAAGTGGAATTTTACTAAATTCTTAGTAAGTAGAGATGGTAATCAGATAGAAAGATTTGCACCACAAAAAACTCCAGGAGAGTTAATACCAACTATAGAAAAGCTATTAAAAAGTTCAGTTCTTTAA
- a CDS encoding DUF819 domain-containing protein, whose product MISSSLGYISSLLLIASIIVYIAAKSRRRFFEYVPAIVLIYFIIVILSICGLWDTTSTEIQQTKASLQHTILPVMLFLMLINCDIRIVVKLGRKLLIAFFGASLTIIIGFIVMYLLVGKHIAPDAWKGFAALSGSWMGGMGNMVAVKQALKTPDTQMSYILLTDSISYTVWFAFLFALISRSKVFDKWVKASDIEDHVNSISFKEKESHINFAGMFILIGVAFTASCISYELADYLPETTLISTSTWGILIVTVFGFIMAMTPLAKIRGDDILANMFLYSLIALIASGSSFKGFSDAPTYIVCGFIVLAVHGILMLILAKLFRLNLSICSIASLANIGGIGGSTILASAYAKNLISIAIIMSLLGFAIGTEGGLVVAKILSGF is encoded by the coding sequence ATGATAAGTTCATCTTTAGGTTACATATCATCACTTTTATTAATTGCGAGCATCATTGTTTATATAGCAGCTAAATCAAGACGAAGATTCTTTGAATATGTTCCTGCAATAGTATTAATTTATTTTATTATCGTAATATTATCTATATGTGGATTATGGGATACAACATCTACAGAAATACAGCAAACAAAAGCAAGCTTACAGCATACTATATTACCTGTAATGTTATTTTTGATGTTAATTAATTGTGATATTAGAATAGTAGTTAAACTTGGTAGGAAATTGCTTATAGCATTCTTTGGAGCCTCATTAACTATAATTATTGGCTTTATAGTAATGTATCTATTAGTTGGGAAACATATAGCTCCAGATGCATGGAAAGGATTTGCTGCATTATCAGGAAGCTGGATGGGTGGTATGGGCAATATGGTTGCAGTTAAGCAAGCATTAAAGACACCAGATACACAAATGAGTTATATACTTTTAACAGACTCTATAAGCTATACAGTATGGTTTGCTTTCTTATTTGCATTGATTTCTAGATCTAAAGTTTTTGATAAATGGGTAAAGGCTTCTGATATTGAAGACCATGTTAATTCTATTTCTTTTAAAGAAAAAGAAAGCCATATTAATTTTGCAGGAATGTTTATATTAATTGGTGTAGCATTTACAGCTAGTTGTATATCTTATGAATTAGCAGATTATTTACCAGAGACAACATTAATCTCTACATCAACATGGGGAATATTAATAGTTACAGTATTTGGCTTTATAATGGCAATGACTCCATTAGCTAAGATTAGAGGAGATGATATATTAGCAAATATGTTTTTATACTCTTTAATTGCGCTAATCGCATCAGGTTCAAGCTTTAAGGGTTTTAGTGATGCTCCAACTTATATAGTATGTGGTTTCATAGTATTAGCAGTACATGGGATACTTATGTTAATCTTAGCTAAGCTATTTAGATTAAATTTATCAATATGTTCAATAGCTTCTTTAGCTAATATAGGTGGTATAGGTGGTTCAACTATATTGGCGAGTGCTTATGCGAAAAATCTCATATCAATAGCAATAATAATGTCATTATTAGGCTTTGCTATAGGAACAGAAGGTGGTTTAGTAGTTGCTAAAATACTATCAGGATTTTAA